Part of the Thermogemmatispora onikobensis genome is shown below.
TGCGCAGTGCTCAGGCCCCGAGTCTGGGGAAGATGGCGCTCGATCCAGCTGTGTATGGCCTCCAGCAGGGCGGGCGTGGCCGGATCGTGCAGGAGGGAGTGGTAGGCGCCAGTCAGTGTGACCACCTCTACGTCGCGACTCCCAATCCTCCGTAGAAATGCCCGTGTGCCACGCTCGCGGGCAATGAAGTCGCAGCTCCCCCGCAGCAGCAAGAGGGGCAGGTGAATGGCTGGGGCCCGGCGCCGGGCGCTGGCCAGCCAGGAGCTGAGCAGGTTGAGAAAGCGCACGCTGACCAGACGCACAAAGAGCGGGTCCTGGCGCAGGCGCTCGTTGAAGGCAGGGTCACGACAGCCCAGCTCTTCCCGCCCGGTGATCGGCATGGCGGGCCGAGTCGGCGCCGTCAGCAGGAGCCGGAGGTAGCGCAGGACCTCGCCGGGCCGTGGGGTAATAGAGGCGCTCAGCACGGGCGAGATGAGGATCAGCCCGCTGACTTCCTGGACATGGGGCAGGTGACTGCTCAGATAGTGAATGGCGATCGAACTCCCCATGCTCTCGCCAAGCAAAATCAGCGGCAAGAAGGGCCAGCAACGGCGGACCCAGGCTATTGTACTGTCAACGTCCTCTAAATAGAGACGGAAGCTGGCGATGTCTCCCCGCCGCCCCTGCGATCGGCCATGACCACGCAAATCCGGGGCGACGATCTGGACCGTGGCTAGCTCAGGGGCCTGGGCCAGGACATCATAATAGCCGCCGTGCCCACCCAGCCCCTGAATGCACAATAGAAGGCAGTTCGGCTGCTCCGTCTTCCAACTATGAACAGAGAGGGCGATTCCATCCCTCGTCGTCAACAGGGCTTCTTGCTCTTCCTTCTTGGCCATGCTCCTTCCGGCGCGCACACACAAAAAGTCAAATGAATGCCGGCGATCAAACCAGCCAGTCAACAACCAGGTCAGCTCTGGGTCAATGACCGTGCCACGCTGCAAAACAATCTCTCAAAGCGCGCGACAGGGACCAGGAGACCGCCGGCCCCGGCCAGGATAAAGAAGCGGCGCCGCTGAGGGCAGACGCCACTCTCTGTATTATAGCCGACGTCC
Proteins encoded:
- a CDS encoding alpha/beta fold hydrolase; its protein translation is MAKKEEQEALLTTRDGIALSVHSWKTEQPNCLLLCIQGLGGHGGYYDVLAQAPELATVQIVAPDLRGHGRSQGRRGDIASFRLYLEDVDSTIAWVRRCWPFLPLILLGESMGSSIAIHYLSSHLPHVQEVSGLILISPVLSASITPRPGEVLRYLRLLLTAPTRPAMPITGREELGCRDPAFNERLRQDPLFVRLVSVRFLNLLSSWLASARRRAPAIHLPLLLLRGSCDFIARERGTRAFLRRIGSRDVEVVTLTGAYHSLLHDPATPALLEAIHSWIERHLPQTRGLSTAQADRPAGRQVDRND